Below is a genomic region from Microbacterium esteraromaticum.
GTGGGTTCGATCTCTTCAGTCATTCGCTCTTTCCCTGGGTGTAGCCGGTCGACCCGAATCCGCCATCGCCGCGCACGCTCTCGGGCAGCTCGTCGACGGGCTCGAAGCGGGCCTGGACGACCGGCATCACGATCAGCTGCGCGATCCGGTCGCCGACGGCCACATCGTACGCTTCCCTGCTGTCGGTGTTCAGCAGGCTCACCTTGATCTCGCCGCGGTAGCCGGCGTCGACGGTGCCGGGCGAGTTCACAACGGTGATGCCGTGCTTCGCAGCCAGGCCGCTGCGAGGGACGACGAAGGCCGCATGGCCCTCGGGCAGCGCGATCCGCACGCCCGTGGGCACAAGGGCCCGCTCACCGGGCTCCAGGCGCACGGCCTCGGTCGAGACGAGATCGGCCCCGGCATCGCCGGGGTGCGCGTAGAACGGGACGTTCGCGGAGATAATGGGAACCGCAACGGAATGAGTCACCCCATGAGGCTAATGCAGAACACCCGCCCCGACACGCGAGAGACCTACCGCGAGCGGCTCGCCCCCGGGCTGTGGCTTCTCGTCACGATCGCGCTGGCGGGTCCGATGGTCTCGCTCGTGCTCACCCCGCTCGACGCGAGTCTCGCCCTGATGGTCGGCGCCGTGGTCTCGCTCGTGCTGGTCGCTGCCAGCGTCGTCCTGTCCCCCACCGTCCGCGTGTCGGATGGCGTGCTGTATGCGGGACGCGCGCATATCGATGCGACCTGGCTCGGCGATCCCCAGGACTTCATCGGCGAGGAGGCCAGAGCCCGGCGCACCCATCAGATCGCCAGAGACGGGTGGAACCTGCTGCGCGGAGGCGTCGACGGCGTCGTCGTGGTGCCCGTCACGGATCCCGATGACCCGGTGAGCAGCTGGACGCTGTCGTCCCGCACCCCCGACAGGCTCGCGGCGGCGATCCGCTCCGCGCGCGCCGAGCGCGGCTGATCCGACGCCGAGACGCAGAACGCGCCCCGAACCATGTGGCCGGGGCGCGTGCGTGTCGAGGTCAGGCGGCGCATTCCTTGCAGATGGGGCCGTCCGCGCCGTCGTGATCGAGCTGCGAGCGGTGCTTCACGAGGAAGCAGCTCATGCAGGTGAACTCGTCCTGCTGCGCGGGCAGCACCACGACGTCGAGCTCCATATCGGAGAGGTCAGCGCCGGGGAGCTCGAAACCGGTGGGGTTGTCTGAGTCCTCGACGTCGCCGGCGCCGGACTGGCTGCTCGGCACGCGCTCCTTGAGGGCTTCGATCGACTCGGAGTCGTCTTCGCTCTTGCGAGGGGCGTCGTAATCGGTTGCCATGCGGTGATTCTCCACTTCCGCGGTGCGTGGGTGTGTCTGGTGGGGGGATCCGATTTCGGGTGATCGGCGGGCCATAGTTTGCACGACTGCGCCTCTTTTCGCAAATGCCTCTCGGCCCGCACAGGAAAACTCGCGGCACGCCCGCGATATTCCCCGCCCGATCAGGGTGCGCGTGACACCATGAACGCACATCCCATCAGAGGGGCATTGGCATGGAAAACGTCACCATCGTCGGAACGGAAGCAGGAGTCCTCGTCCTCGCGACCGAGTCGGGCCAGCGCTTCGCGCTCCCCATCGACGACGTCCTGCACCGCGAGGTGCGTCGAGCGACCCGCGAGGCGGAACCCGCCCCGGCGCGTCTCGCCGCGAGCCCGCGCGACATCCAGGCGCAGATCCGCGCCGGCCTGTCCGCCGCCGAGGTCGCCGCCCTGCTCGGAGTGAGCGAGTCCGACGTGGCCCGCTTCGAAGGTCCCGTGCTGGCCGAGCGCGAGCACATCGTCAACCAGGCCCTCGCGGTCCCGGTGCTGATCGGCAGCGACGTCGAGCCCGACGCGCAGCCCACCTTCGGAACGGCCGTCCGCGCGAAGCTCGCCGACCTCGCAGCGACCGAAGAGCGATGGGCCAGCTGGAAGGACGAGGCGGGCTGGACGGTCAAGCTCGAGTTCACGGCCAACGAGGTCGCCCACGACGCGCGGTGGTCATTCGATCCGCGCCGAAGCACCCTGTCGCCGATCAACGCCGATGCCACGCAGCTCTCCCGTCAGGGCTCCCTGCCCGAAGGGCTCATCCCGCGCCTGCGCGCCGTCGAGGCCGAGCGCGTCTCCCCCTACAAGGACGACAGCCGCTTCGACTCGGGTGCGTTCGGTCCTCGGCTGCTTCCGCAGCCGGAGGAGACCGGCGACGCGCCCGCGAGCGAGCACTCGAGCGCTGCGGTTCAGGATGCAGCCGCCCGCCGAGCTCCCGATGAGCACCGGACGAGCTCGGAGACAGCCGATCTCCTCGAGGCGCTGCGCCGTCGGCGAGGGCAGCGGGAGTCGGCCCCGCTCTTCAACGATGGCGAGGACGACGAGCCGTCGCCCATCGCTCTGTTCGACGCACTCGACGAGCCGGAGGACGAACCGGCTACGAAGTCGCCCCCCGAGCCGCCGACCGAACAGTCCGGTGGTCGCCGCAAGCGCCGCAACGCGATGCCCTCGTGGGATGAGATCGTGTTCGGAGCGCGTACGGATGAGTGATTCGGTCGCAATCGACGTCGGTCCACGTGCACTGACCGGTTCCTGAGCGAGCGCCAGCGAGACGAAGGGCGGAGCGCGTACGGATGAGTGATCAGCGGCGGAAGGCGCCCATCCTGATGAAGGGCACCCGCCACTCCTCCGGCGTCAGCGCACCGTGCTGACCGATCATCCCCCGGCCTCGCTGATCCTCGGCTTCGGCGTCGTAGAGCGCCACGTTGCCGCGCGCGATCGCCAGCATGTCGCCGATGCGCTCGCGCACCGCATCCGAGACCACCGGGCCGAACAGACCCGCGTCGATCGCCTCTGAGCGGCTCAGCACATCGGCCGCTCCCTGGAGGTCGCGTCGCCAGCGCGCCAGCAGTCCCGCCTGATCGACGTCCGGTTCGGCGTACACATGGAGCATGCGCGGCTCGCCGCCGATGTGCCGGATGCCGTCGTGCCACCCGCCAGCGGCATCGAGCACGAGCTGACGGTGGTGGGGGACGTCGATCATCCCGTGATCGGCGGTCACCAGGACGCCCACGCCGTCGGGGACGGTCTGCGAGAGCGCGGCATCCACGTCCTCGAGGGCGGCCACCCACTCGGCGGAGTCGACGCCGTGACGGTGGCCTGCCTTGTCGACCTCGGGGAGGTAGCAGTAGACGAGCGCGCCGTCGTTCGCGTCTGCGAGCTCCCAGGCCAGCTCCACGCGCTCGGCCGCGCTGCGCGCCGCGTGGAACGCGGCTCCCCGAAGCGTCGCACCCGAGAACCCGCTTCCCGCGTAGGCCGGGATGCCTACCGCGAACGCCGGATGCCCGATGGCCTCGGCCCGCTCGAAGAGGGTCGCGCTCCCCTGCCACTGCAGCGGGTCGATCCCGCCTTCCTCCCAGCCGCTCAGCAGGTTCACGAGCGAATCCGTCCGGGTGTCCCGCACCCGGTACCCGACCAGTCCGTGCACTCCGGGTGCGGCTCCCGTGAGCAGGCTCGTCAGCGCCGCCGCCGTGGTCGTCGGGAACACCGACCCCGCGACGTCCTTCCTGGCCATCGCCGATGACAGCGTGCGCGCGTGCCCGGCGTGCGATCGCAGCGGCAGCGCACCGAGCCCGTCCACGACCACGAGGACGACGGATCTGACCGCCGGGAGGTCGGCGGAGCCGCTCCCCAGCGCAGCGAGCAGCTGGGGCGCCACCCCGCTGATGTTCCGCGTCGAATCAAGGCTGGTCGGTAGGATGAGAGGCATCCGGGTCAGTCTCGCACAGGTGACCCGACGCACCGCGCCAGAGCGCCGTCGCGAGTCCGCCCCGAGCGACCAGCAGGAAGCCCATGCCAAAGCCCTCGTCATCCGAGCCCGTACAGGAGCGCATCCAGGACATCGATCTGTCCCAGGAGATGCAGGGTTCCTTCCTCGAGTACGCCTACTCGGTGATCTACTCCCGCGCTCTCCCCGATGCACGCGACGGCCTCAAGCCGGTGCAGCGGCGCATCCTGTACCAGATGGCCGAGATGGGGCTGCGCCCCGACCGAGGGCACGTCAAGAGCGCCCGCGTCGTCGGCGAGGTGATGGGAAAGCTGCACCCGCACGGCGACTCGGCCATCTACGACGCCCTGGTGCGACTCGCGCAGGACTTCGCACTGCGGGTGCCTCTCGTCGACGGGCACGGCAACTTCGGATCGCTCGACGACGGGCCCGCCGCCTCCCGGTACACAGAGGCGCGCCTGGCCGCATCGGCCCTCGCGATGACCGAGAGCCTCGACGAGGACGTCGTCGACTTCGTCCCGAACTACGACGGTCAGTTCCAGCAGCCCGCAGTGCTCTCGGCCGCCTTCCCCAACCTGCTCGTCAACGGCGCCAGCGGCATCGCGGTCGGCATGGCCACCAACATGGCACCGCACAACCTCATCGAGGTCGTCGCAGCGGCCACGCACCTGCTCGAGAACCCCGACGCGACGACGGCCGAGCTGATGGAGTTCGTGCCGGGACCGGACTTCCCCTCGGGCGGGATCCTGATGGGCCTCGACGGCGTGAAGGAGGCCTACGAGTCCGGCCGCGGCGCGTTCAAGCTGCGTGCCAAGACCTCGATCGAGCCGCTCGGGCCGCGCAAGACCGGCATCGTCGTCACAGAGCTGCCCTACCAGGTGGGTCCCGAGCGCGTCATCGAGAAGCTCAAGGACGCGGTCACCGCGAAGAAGCTGCAGGGCATCAGCGATGTGCAGGACCTCACCGACCGCAAGAACGGCCTGCGCCTCGTCATCACGGTGAAGACCGGGTTCGACCCGGCGGCCGTGCTCGAGCAGCTGTTCCGCTTCACGCCGCTCGAGGACTCGTTCTCGATCAACAACGTCGCGCTCGTCGACGGACAGCCCCGCACGCTGGGCCTCAAAGAGCTGCTGCGGGTGTATCTGCAGCACCGCATCGAGGTCGTCACGCGACGCAGCCGCTATCGCCTGGCACGGCGCAACGAACGTCTGCATCTCGTCCGCGGCCTGCTGCTCGCGATCCTCGACATCGACGAGGTCATTCAGGTCATCCGCTCGTCCGACGACTCCGAGACCGCGCGCACCCGTCTGCAGCAGGTGTTCGAACTCGACGAGGTTCAGGCCGAGTACATCCTCGAGCTGCGCCTGCGACGGCTCACCAGGTTCTCGCGTCTGGAGCTCGAAACCGAGCGCGACAAGCTTCTGGCCGAGATCGCCGAGCTCGAGACGCTCCTCGCGGATCCTGCGCTGGTGCGCGCACAGGTCGCGCTCGAGCTGGATGCCGTGGCCGAGCAGTTCGGCACGCATCGACGCACTCTTCTGCTGAACGCCGCTCCGCCGAAGGCCCGCACCGCGAAGTCCGCCGCGGAGCTGCAGATCGCCGACGCCCCCACCACGCTGCTGCTCTCGACCACCGGCCGTGCCGTGCGCGTGGACCTCGAGCCCGGCGCCGTGATCACCACGCCTGCGCGCCGAAGCAAGCACGATGCCATCCAAGCGCGACTGGAGACGACCACTCGCAGCGAGATCGGCGCCGTGATGTCGACCGGCCGAGTGGTGCGCTTCACTCCGGTCGACATCCCCGCCGTCCCGGCATCGTCGGTGGGCCTGGGCGCCGGTGTGCGAATCTCCGACTACCTCGGCCTGACAGACCGCAGCGAGCGGGTCATGGCCCTGGTCCGCTTCGACGACGACACGCCTCTCGCACTCGGCACGAAGGACGGCGTCGTCAAGCGCGTCGTCCCGTCGGCGCTCCCGGTGCGCCCCGAGCTCGAGATCATCGGACTGAAGCCGAAGGACGTCGTGGTCGGCGCCGCTCCCGCACCCGACGACGCGGAGCTGGTCTTCGTCACCTCGGATGCCCAGCTGCTGCACTTCTCGGCGTCGAGCGTACGTCCGCAGGGCGCTCCCGCCGGAGGAATGGCCGGCGTGAAGCTGAGCGCGAAGGGCCAGGTCATCTCGTTCACCGTCGTGACCTCGGTCGATGACGCCGTGGTCGTCACCGTCTCCGGTTCGGAGGGGACGCTCGCCGGAGCCGACGCAGGACGGGCGAAGGTCTCGGCCTTCTCCGAGTTCCCCGCGAAGGGCCGCGCCACCGGCGGCGTGCGCGCCCACGCGTTCCTGAAGGGCGAGGACGGCCTGCGCCTCGCCTGGGTCGGCGTCGAGCCGCGAGCGATCGGGTCCGACGGCGCTGCCCGTGTGCTGCCGCCCTCTGGCGCGAAGCGCGACGGCTCCGGCCAGCCCCTGGATGCCGTGATCGGGTCGGTCGGCACCGCCATCGGCTGATCGCCGGGAGGGGTCGTCAACTCCCCGGTCGACACATCCACACGTCGACTCCGTCGTCGTGATCGACGACGAAGCCGTGACGCTCGTAGAGCCGCTGCGCCGCCGAGCCGACCAGCACCTGAAGACGTACGGGAGCGGTGATCCTGGCCAGAACCTCGGTCAGCACGATCGTGCCGATGCCTCGTCCCTGGAAGCGCTCATCGAGGTAGAACATCTCCGGCCACACCAGATCCCCCTCCGGCCGGAGCGTGATGGTGCCGGCGGTATCGGCGCCGACGACGATCATGTGCGTGTGTCGCGGTGAGAAGTGCTCGAGCACGCGGGCCCTGGATCTCCCGTCGTCCCAGCCGACCAACCGCTCCAGGTCCGCGCGGAGCACACGACTCTTGAGATCCACCACATGATCGACGTCGTCGGATGTCGCGGGCCGCAGACGCACCTCTGCGTGCCGGGTCGGACGAGGACCGGTCACGCGTCGATGGACTCCCGGCTGAGCCGGTCGCTGGAGCTCATGATGAACTCGCGGCGAGGCGCCACCTCGCTGCCCATCAGCAGCTCGAAGGTGCGCACGGCGGCATCGGCCGACTCTGCATCCTCGATCGTGACGCGACGCAGCAGACGCCCGGACTTCTCCATGGTCGTGTTGGCCAGCTGATCGGCATCCATCTCGCCGAGGCCCTTGTAGCGCTGGATCGGATCCTGCCAGCGCTTGCCGGCCTTCTGCAGCTTCGCGAGCAGAGCGTGCAGCTCGGCCTCGGAGTAGGTGTAGATGGTCTCGTTCGGCTTGGAGCCCGGGTTCATCACGATCACGCGGTGCAGGGGCGGCACGGCCGAATAGACCCGTCCGGCCTCCACGAGCGGCCGCATGTAGCGGAAGAAGAGGGTGAGCAGCAGAGTGCGGATGTGCGCACCGTCGACGTCGGCGTCGCTCATCAGGATCACCTTGCCGTAGCGGGCGGCCGAGAGATCGAACGAGCGGCCCGAGCCGGCGCCGATGGTCGTGATGATCGCCGCGCACTCGGCGTTGCCGAGCATGTCGCTGATCGACGCCTTCTGCACGTTGAGGATCTTGCCGCGGATGGGCAGCAGGGCCTGGAACTCGCTGTTGCGCGCATGGCGGGCGGTGCCGAGGGCGGAATCGCCCTCGACGATGAACAGCTCGCTCTGTTCGAAGTCGTTCGATCTGCAGTCGACGAGCTTCGCCGGCAGCGACGACGACTCGAGAGCCGTCTTGCGTCGCTGGGTCTCCTTGTGCGCCCGCGCCGACACGCGCGCCTTCATCTCGGAGACGATCTTGTCGAGCAGCATCGACGCCTGGTTCTTGTCGTCGCGCTTGTTCGATGCGAACCGCTCGGCGAGCTGCTTTCGCACCACCTGGGCGACGATCGTGCGCACGGCCGGAGTGCCGAGCACCTCCTTCGTCTGGCCCTCGAACTGCGGTTCGGGCACCGTCACCGTGAGCACGGCGGTGAGGCCGGCGAGCACGTCGTCCTTCTCGAGCTTGTCGTTGCCGACCTTCAGCCGACGCGCGTTCTGCTCGACCTGACCGCGCAGGGTCTTCAGCAGCTCCTGCTCGAAGCCCTGCTGGTGGGTGCCGCCCTTGGGCGTGGCGATGATGTTGACGAACGAGCGGACCGTGGTGTCATAGCCGGTGCCCCAGCGCAGCGCGAGGTCGACCTCGCACTCGCGCTCGACCTCAGTGGCCTTCATGTGCCCGTCGGGCTGCAGCACGGGCACCGTCTCCGTGAAACGGCCGCTGCCCTGTATGCGCCACGTGTCCGTCACGGGGGCATCGGATGCCAGGAACTCGACGAACTCGGAGATGCCGCCCTCGTAGAGGTATGAGGTGACCTTCGGCCCGGCGGGTGCATCGCCCTCGCCTGCGGGGGCAGCGCTCGGACGCTCGTCGCGGATCTCGAGCTCCAGCCCGGGGACGAGGAACGCCGTCTGACGCGCGCGCGTCTCGAGCTCGGGCAGCTGGAACGCGGCGTCCTTCGTGAAGATCTGCCGGTCGGCCCAATAGCGCACACGCGTGCCGGTGACGCCCTTGGCGACCTTGCCGACGATGCGCAGCTCGCTGCGCTGCTCGAAGGGAGTGAACGGGGCATCCGGCCGCGGCTCGCCATCGTCGGCGAAGACCCCGGGCTCGCCACGATGGAACGACATCGCGTAGGTCTTGCCACCGCGGTCGACCTCGACGTCGAGGCGCTCCGAGAGCGCGTTGACGACCGACGCGCCGACGCCGTGCAGGCCGCCGGATGCCGCATACGAGCCGCCGCCGAACTTGCCGCCCGCATGCAGCTTGGTGTACACCACCTCGACGCCGGTGAGTCCGGTGCGCGGCTCGACGTCGACGGGGACGCCCCGACCTCGGTCGGTCACCTCGACGCTGCCGTCGTCATGCAGCGTGATGTCGATCTTCGAGCCGTTGCCTGCGACGGCCTCGTCGACGGCGTTGTCGATGATCTCCCACAGGCAGTGCATGAGCCCTGGCGAGCCGTTCGAGCCGATGTACATGCCCGGACGCTTGCGCACGGCCTCGAGGCCCTCGAGAACCTGGAGATGGTGGGCGGAGTACTCGGCAGTCACAATGATCGATTCTATTTCGGGTCTGACGCGGGCCCGGACCGCGACACTCCCTCTGCGGCAAGGGCAGGCGCCGCGCGTACGCGCTCAGCGAAACACGCCGTGATCCGGGCATGCGCACAGGTTGCGCGTGGTTGTATTGAGCACGATCTTCAAAGGATCTGACCGCTGAGGAGGCACCGAGATGAACGCTACGACTGAGCGCGAGACCGTCGAGTACCGCCTCACCGCGATGGACCGCTGCGACTCCTGCGGGGCGCAGGCGTACATCGCCGCCGAGGTCAACGGCACCGAGATGCTGTTCTGCGCACACCACGGACGCAAGTACGAGGAGAAGCTGCGCGCCGTCGCCACGTCGTGGCACGACGAGACCGCCCGCCTCATCGAGGCCTGAGCGGATCAGTCGATCACGACGCGCCGCACGGCGGGAGTGAGCCGGGTGATGATCTCCTCGCCGACCGTGTCCACGCGTTCGGCGAGAGCGGTGGCATCCGGCTCGCCCGCCGAGCCCGGCCCGAAGAGCACCACGCGCTGACCGACTTCGGCGCCCTCCCAGGAGGCGACGGTCATGCTGGCTCCGTCGATCCGGAGGACGGGTCGTGTGCCGCCCGGCGTCGCGATCTCCGCTCCGCGCAGTATCGAGGGCAGGCCATGGAAGGCCCCGATGCCGACGCGGACCGCATCGGCATCGACCTGCTCGACCGGCGCGGTGAGCCGCGCGATCAGGCTGAGGCCGTCGAGCGGCGGCCCGTCGGCCGACCGGATGCCGTAGCAGAACGCGCCGATACGGCTGAGCGAGCCGCGCAGTTCCGGGCGCCACCATGCCGCCGCTGACGCTGTCAGGTGCAGCACTTCCGGTGAGCCGCCCGCGTCGACGAGCTGCGCGACGGCATCGAGGAACACGTGCTGTGCGGTGTCGTCCTCGGCGTCGCTCGCCTCGGCGAGATGGCTCCATACGCCCGCCACCGCCACCGTGCCGCTGCGCTCGGCTGCGAGGGCGGTCATGACGGCCTCTCGCCACTGCTCAGGACGGAAGCCGTTGCGATGCAGACCTGTGTCGATCTTGAGATGCACGCGCACGCGGGCGCCCGCTCTCCCGGCTTCGACGATCACGTCGTCGAGGTAGGCGGCCGACCCCACACCGAGGTCGATGTCCGAGGCGATCGCCTCCGCGATCTCCGCACGAGGGGACGTGGCCCAGGCGTACACCCGCTGATCGGTGAGCGCGCGGATGCGCAGCGCCGTCGCGATGTCGTAGCCGCCGAACCAGGTGACGCCGGCGGCCGCCGCCTCGGGAACCGACCAGTCGATGCCCAGTCCGTACGCGTCGTCCTTCATCACGAGCAGCAGCTCGGACGGCGCCAGTCGCCGCTGCACCGCGGAGATGTTGCGGCGGAAGGCACTGCGCGAGATCTCGAGGACGGGTCCTGTCATGCGATCCACTCCCGCTGTCCGTGCCGGCCGATGACCACGGCCATCTCCATCGCCGACAGGCCGCTCACGTCCGACCAGCGCGCCAGCGCTTCACGCGCGCCGCCGGTGCCGCCGAAGTACGTCACGGGCGCGCCGTCTTCGGCATCCCCGCCCTCCAGGTCGACCACGCACACGTCCATCGCGATGCGACCGACGACGGGCAGCATCGCGTCGCCCACCTGCACCCGCACTCGGTTGCCCAGTGCCCTGAGGATGCCCTGGGCGTAGCCGCCCGTGACGAGGGCGACGCGCGTGTCCTCCGTCGCACGATGCGTGTATCCGTACGAGACGGCCTCTCCGGCGCGCAGCGGCTTGGTCGAGAGCACGCGTCCCTGCAGGCGCATCACCGGATCGACGGCCGAGGCACCGGAGGCGTCAGGGATCCCGAAGAGGGCGGACGGATCGACGTCGGCGGTACCGGAGAGATGGATGCGCATCCCCGACGCGGCCGACTCGTCGACCGCGTCGGCGTCGACGATCACGTCGGTGATGCCGACGCCGGCCAGGATGCGCGCCGTCTCAGCGGCACCGTGACCGAAAGCGTCATGGCGCAGGTCGACGAGCGACCCCGGCGCGACGAGCGCCTGCGCGGATCGCTCGAGCGCTCCCCGCGAGAGGAGCACCCGTGGCAGTGCACTGCTGAATCCCATGACGCTCTCCGGCTCTCAGAGCTGAATGGTCTTGAAGCCCTTGTCGTGGATGAACCGCTCGATCGCGTCCCTGGCGCCCTTCGCGTACTCGTCGAACGCATTCGCCGTCGCGCCGGGGAGGTCGAGCCCGCGCCGGGCGGCGACGGTGGCGACGAGCACGTCCGCAAGCGCGGGATTGAGCGGCAGCACCGGGCCCTGCACGTTGCCGGCGAAGGCGTTGCGATGGCGGACGAGCTCACCACGGCCGTCGCCTCGCGAGAAGCTGCCCCGCCCGGCGACCACGGTGCCGTATGCGACGGCCTCGTCGGCCAGCGTCCACTCTGAGGCGTGATCCTCGAAGCCGACCACGTTCGCATCCGGGGTGCGGACCGTGATGTAGCCGACCCGGCGGTCGCGCGTGCGGGCGACCCGGTACGGCATCACGCCCAGACCGGCGACGCTCTCGCCGTCGGTGAGGTCGATTCTCTCGCCGAGCAGCTCGGCAGAGCCGCCGACGGCGAACAGCGTGCGATCGTCGCCGATGAACGAACGCAGCTCATCGGCGCGGGCGAGGAAGTCGGCGTGCACACCGCGCAGCGCCGAGAGCGGGCCGTTGCCGATCACCACGATGTCGGTGCTCGCGGGCAGCTGCTCGCCGACCCCGACATGCGTGGTCGTCGAGGCGATCCCCCTGGCTCTGAGACGCTCCTCGAGGGTGCGCACGTTGCCGCGGTCGCCTGTGATGCCGAGCTCGGCGGGGTACAGCTGAGCGATGCTGATCTCGGTCATCGGCGTGCCACCTCCTGGTCGCCGTATCCGAGGATGCGACGGCCGATCATCATCAGCTCGTAGTTGACGAACCACGTCTGCTTGCCGGCCCCGGTCTCGGGGAACGAGCGCATGATCTCCACGGCCTTCTCCATGTCGGGCTCGACCGTGCCGATCTCGACGCCCGCGTACGCGAGCGCCAGTGCGAGCTGGTGCGCCTTGTCGCCCGTGACCACGTCGACGCGAGGAAGCGCCGCGAAATCGACGTCGTACAGCCACGAGACGTCCGGCGTCCCCTCATCGATGGCGATCAGGGCTCGTTCGGGAGTGCCATCGAGAGCGTCCAGGTTCATCTGGATGCTGGGGCCGTTCTTGAACATGACGAACTCGACCTGCTCGCCCGCCGGGTCGCGGCGCAGCGGGATGACCTCGCCGCGGCCGTAGGCGGGTGCCATGCTCACGAAGCCGGCCGCAGCGCGGTCGACGTCGAACTCGGCGCCGAGCACCCCCGATGCCACGGCCAGGGCGGCAGCGGCATCGGCGGCGTAGTGCAGACCTCTCGCAGGAAGCGTGATGCGGGCGTCCGCTCCCCCGACGTTCACGACGACCTCGCGGCCGGAGACCTCTCGCACCTCGGAGAAGGCGTCGCGCTCGATGATGCCGGC
It encodes:
- the dut gene encoding dUTP diphosphatase, which encodes MTHSVAVPIISANVPFYAHPGDAGADLVSTEAVRLEPGERALVPTGVRIALPEGHAAFVVPRSGLAAKHGITVVNSPGTVDAGYRGEIKVSLLNTDSREAYDVAVGDRIAQLIVMPVVQARFEPVDELPESVRGDGGFGSTGYTQGKSE
- a CDS encoding DUF3093 domain-containing protein is translated as MRLMQNTRPDTRETYRERLAPGLWLLVTIALAGPMVSLVLTPLDASLALMVGAVVSLVLVAASVVLSPTVRVSDGVLYAGRAHIDATWLGDPQDFIGEEARARRTHQIARDGWNLLRGGVDGVVVVPVTDPDDPVSSWTLSSRTPDRLAAAIRSARAERG
- a CDS encoding DUF4193 domain-containing protein, producing the protein MATDYDAPRKSEDDSESIEALKERVPSSQSGAGDVEDSDNPTGFELPGADLSDMELDVVVLPAQQDEFTCMSCFLVKHRSQLDHDGADGPICKECAA
- the sepH gene encoding septation protein SepH, with the translated sequence MENVTIVGTEAGVLVLATESGQRFALPIDDVLHREVRRATREAEPAPARLAASPRDIQAQIRAGLSAAEVAALLGVSESDVARFEGPVLAEREHIVNQALAVPVLIGSDVEPDAQPTFGTAVRAKLADLAATEERWASWKDEAGWTVKLEFTANEVAHDARWSFDPRRSTLSPINADATQLSRQGSLPEGLIPRLRAVEAERVSPYKDDSRFDSGAFGPRLLPQPEETGDAPASEHSSAAVQDAAARRAPDEHRTSSETADLLEALRRRRGQRESAPLFNDGEDDEPSPIALFDALDEPEDEPATKSPPEPPTEQSGGRRKRRNAMPSWDEIVFGARTDE
- a CDS encoding alkaline phosphatase family protein, encoding MPLILPTSLDSTRNISGVAPQLLAALGSGSADLPAVRSVVLVVVDGLGALPLRSHAGHARTLSSAMARKDVAGSVFPTTTAAALTSLLTGAAPGVHGLVGYRVRDTRTDSLVNLLSGWEEGGIDPLQWQGSATLFERAEAIGHPAFAVGIPAYAGSGFSGATLRGAAFHAARSAAERVELAWELADANDGALVYCYLPEVDKAGHRHGVDSAEWVAALEDVDAALSQTVPDGVGVLVTADHGMIDVPHHRQLVLDAAGGWHDGIRHIGGEPRMLHVYAEPDVDQAGLLARWRRDLQGAADVLSRSEAIDAGLFGPVVSDAVRERIGDMLAIARGNVALYDAEAEDQRGRGMIGQHGALTPEEWRVPFIRMGAFRR
- a CDS encoding DNA gyrase/topoisomerase IV subunit A gives rise to the protein MPKPSSSEPVQERIQDIDLSQEMQGSFLEYAYSVIYSRALPDARDGLKPVQRRILYQMAEMGLRPDRGHVKSARVVGEVMGKLHPHGDSAIYDALVRLAQDFALRVPLVDGHGNFGSLDDGPAASRYTEARLAASALAMTESLDEDVVDFVPNYDGQFQQPAVLSAAFPNLLVNGASGIAVGMATNMAPHNLIEVVAAATHLLENPDATTAELMEFVPGPDFPSGGILMGLDGVKEAYESGRGAFKLRAKTSIEPLGPRKTGIVVTELPYQVGPERVIEKLKDAVTAKKLQGISDVQDLTDRKNGLRLVITVKTGFDPAAVLEQLFRFTPLEDSFSINNVALVDGQPRTLGLKELLRVYLQHRIEVVTRRSRYRLARRNERLHLVRGLLLAILDIDEVIQVIRSSDDSETARTRLQQVFELDEVQAEYILELRLRRLTRFSRLELETERDKLLAEIAELETLLADPALVRAQVALELDAVAEQFGTHRRTLLLNAAPPKARTAKSAAELQIADAPTTLLLSTTGRAVRVDLEPGAVITTPARRSKHDAIQARLETTTRSEIGAVMSTGRVVRFTPVDIPAVPASSVGLGAGVRISDYLGLTDRSERVMALVRFDDDTPLALGTKDGVVKRVVPSALPVRPELEIIGLKPKDVVVGAAPAPDDAELVFVTSDAQLLHFSASSVRPQGAPAGGMAGVKLSAKGQVISFTVVTSVDDAVVVTVSGSEGTLAGADAGRAKVSAFSEFPAKGRATGGVRAHAFLKGEDGLRLAWVGVEPRAIGSDGAARVLPPSGAKRDGSGQPLDAVIGSVGTAIG
- a CDS encoding GNAT family N-acetyltransferase produces the protein MTGPRPTRHAEVRLRPATSDDVDHVVDLKSRVLRADLERLVGWDDGRSRARVLEHFSPRHTHMIVVGADTAGTITLRPEGDLVWPEMFYLDERFQGRGIGTIVLTEVLARITAPVRLQVLVGSAAQRLYERHGFVVDHDDGVDVWMCRPGS
- a CDS encoding DNA gyrase/topoisomerase IV subunit B is translated as MTAEYSAHHLQVLEGLEAVRKRPGMYIGSNGSPGLMHCLWEIIDNAVDEAVAGNGSKIDITLHDDGSVEVTDRGRGVPVDVEPRTGLTGVEVVYTKLHAGGKFGGGSYAASGGLHGVGASVVNALSERLDVEVDRGGKTYAMSFHRGEPGVFADDGEPRPDAPFTPFEQRSELRIVGKVAKGVTGTRVRYWADRQIFTKDAAFQLPELETRARQTAFLVPGLELEIRDERPSAAPAGEGDAPAGPKVTSYLYEGGISEFVEFLASDAPVTDTWRIQGSGRFTETVPVLQPDGHMKATEVERECEVDLALRWGTGYDTTVRSFVNIIATPKGGTHQQGFEQELLKTLRGQVEQNARRLKVGNDKLEKDDVLAGLTAVLTVTVPEPQFEGQTKEVLGTPAVRTIVAQVVRKQLAERFASNKRDDKNQASMLLDKIVSEMKARVSARAHKETQRRKTALESSSLPAKLVDCRSNDFEQSELFIVEGDSALGTARHARNSEFQALLPIRGKILNVQKASISDMLGNAECAAIITTIGAGSGRSFDLSAARYGKVILMSDADVDGAHIRTLLLTLFFRYMRPLVEAGRVYSAVPPLHRVIVMNPGSKPNETIYTYSEAELHALLAKLQKAGKRWQDPIQRYKGLGEMDADQLANTTMEKSGRLLRRVTIEDAESADAAVRTFELLMGSEVAPRREFIMSSSDRLSRESIDA
- a CDS encoding DUF7455 domain-containing protein is translated as MNATTERETVEYRLTAMDRCDSCGAQAYIAAEVNGTEMLFCAHHGRKYEEKLRAVATSWHDETARLIEA